tggaaaatatatatatatatatatatatatatatatatatatatatatatatattatatattatatattatatatatatatatagctaaaCCCTGGACTatagtttagttttgtttgtttatgaagACTGAATGTCATTGATGTCACATCACGGTAGCTCTGATACCATTTTGGATTCAAAGTACCTTTTGTATTAGAATCTCAGCCTCCCTTAGGTGAATGCATAAGTCAGATGCAGGCGTTATGAGAATCCCTGCAGTGTTGGGAACGCCATGTCGAGACAACACGAAGTCTTAAAACACAGTAATTGTGTGCCTTTGAATTATTAGCGCCCGAAGAGACGTGGCTGGATCCAGAGAGTGAATTTGTGATTTCATAGCTGATTTGTTGGGTGCACACAATGGATATTGCAGTTATGAGTCTAAGAGTAAGGGAAAGAAAATGACTGAGTGAAGAACAGGTGCATGGAAATCATTAACGATAAGTCACAATGGAAGAACACAATGACATTACTCCAGCAGATGTGATGGACAGACAGCAGATGTACACAGACTCTGAGAcagacaaatacaaatacattacaTACATTAACATAGAATCTCTTATATCATATTTCAATAatatattcaattcaatataatatttctgtcatgacaactcttggagggattggcatggtaatgtacatgacaatgttaatgtatttggtcttggcggaatagatctggtACGCTGTTGCTGCAGCAGAGCAAGTACcaagacttgctactgccaatacatccacaacatgctgctgtgagcatgtaagaaatactgctgctgcacatataacatttatgaataagccccatagcatacatgaatcacctcttagcagatctatacaggtggagctggggaaggtggagggtttctgaagtggactgcaactgctacagcaagaactagccaagtatttgaatgttgagcagcgagcTCATTAATTGGCTACCGATACAGGGGAGAACCAATCAGCTATGCCATGTGATAATGGTGACAttatgtcagattgagttagacctatcagcctgcgccatctagagtttcttGCCAGAATATATGCATAATTTCTTACCTTAAcgtttgttttcagttttgttttgaaatgagATGCATTTTGATGAAAAACCTGTTGAATTATAATGCACACTCTTATAATCGGAATTCATGTCATGTCATGCAATTAGAAATTTTACTCACCACATCCACAGAGCCGCTATTATGAGAAACTGAGGCAAAAACACCAGCAGAGTGATTGTATAATGGCTGACCGCTGTGCTGTTCACTGGATATTCACAACACAAAGAAGTGAATCATGACTATCAGAGAAACCACCTGAACGCTGCAAACATTTCACACTGAAGCACATGTACCATGAGAGATGTGTTACCTCCTACAGCACAGGAATACTGTTGAAGCTCTTCATTGCTGACTGAGTCCAGGTACAGCTTGTTGGTTTTAGTGAATCCATCTGTTACCTGTCGTCCGTTCTTGTACCAGATGTAAGTATGTTTGTTGTTCAGAGTGCATTTAGTTGAACAGATTAAAATCACTTCCTGTCCCTCTGATACAAAGACTGGGCTTCTTTTCATCTGTGTATCTGAAGAACAATAGCGTATGAGAAAttatacaataaacattttgaacataATCAGTTTATGATCAGATACCTGTAACAGTAAGAATGACTCCTGGTGATCCAGAGTATGTGCCGTTTAAGTCAGTGATGATCCTGAGTCGATATTCTCCAGAGTCACTGATCTTGAGATCTTTGATTCTCAGTTTGTTCCCCACATACTCCACACGACCAGCAAACTGATGCTCCTCACGCAGATCCTTGAAGTCTCCAGGCTGAACGTAATACcagaatgttttatttacagtataaccAGAGGGATGTGAGTATGTGCTGGAAATGTCTACTGTTGAGCCCACCGAAGCACAGACTCTTCTAGAGGTGTAAGTCACATCCCAGCAGCCCCTCTGAGAAACACCTGAAAGAGACACAGATTACTGCTGATAAACTAACAATTAAggtctgttcacaccaagatGAATGTTTGTCATGAAAAATCAGtgtgataaatattttaatttgactcaattaagttaattgaaaGTTAAAGTTCAGTTAATGGGAGACCTCTTTCATCGCACTCTGAAGTAAATTGTCCAACCAGTAAGATTTGTGCTTTTGGTCACATAAACTCATACACAGATTTAGCTGGGTCTGGGCCTGGGCCGATACTCACATTAGCGGCACAGGCGCACAAGACTATCGCCGATTGGGAAAAAGCCAAAGCTCAGTGACCTTAATGCATACTAAATCCATACATAATACTGCTTTGGAACAATTGAAATCACTTTTGTGGCAGAACCACTCAGATTGAGTCACTAAAT
The sequence above is a segment of the Onychostoma macrolepis isolate SWU-2019 chromosome 22, ASM1243209v1, whole genome shotgun sequence genome. Coding sequences within it:
- the LOC131530597 gene encoding sialoadhesin-like isoform X1 codes for the protein MDFRLVLLILLLHISGSLTLNRLSVTCTNICALRETSVQLKCSYDYNSNITTVFWFSEKQSTNWRKNNEPEDLTLDSDYSGRVKRQISSSSSTLTISDVRERDSGEYQLMFIMKDGVKLLSSAAVSLTVTDLQVRKNSTSTGARDQRVILTCDTSCDLTSRPQNYYWKRNGQYLKNINSRSVEVHPEASGSYSCFLTADLKNSSSPVCVSQRGCWDVTYTSRRVCASVGSTVDISSTYSHPSGYTVNKTFWYYVQPGDFKDLREEHQFAGRVEYVGNKLRIKDLKISDSGEYRLRIITDLNGTYSGSPGVILTVTDTQMKRSPVFVSEGQEVILICSTKCTLNNKHTYIWYKNGRQVTDGFTKTNKLYLDSVSNEELQQYSCAVGVNSTAVSHYTITLLVFLPQFLIIAALWMWFFIKMHLISKQN